The Bdellovibrio sp. NC01 genome includes the window TGGCTTATCGTCGCTCGTGGTACGACGGCATCTTAGCGTCAGCAAAAATGAATTACATTTTTCCGACAGTGGGAAGCAAAGAGCCGACTGGCATTCGCTTTACAGAGTCGCAAAAAACCAAAAAACAACTCGTCGAAAAGATTTTGTTTTATCGTCTTAACGAAAAAGTGCGCGGTCCACTGGACGCTTTAAATTGGAAAAAGATCGATGTCCCTGAAAACTTACAGAAGCATTTTAAAACTCACGGCTATGAAAGTGAGTTTAGAAAAGTGGCTTCTATCGCGGCGGGAAGTAAAACTCCTTTTGCGCGTTACTTCCCAGATATTGCTTACGTCATGGTGAAAAACCGCACAGGATTAACGACTGTGTTCACATTGATTCACAATAAAGAGCATGAAAACATCTCGTGGATCACAGGTGAATCTTTACGTATGGCACCAGCAGAAGATACTCTGACTTTCAAAGAGGGTTATTGGGGCTCATATCCCAATATGATTTTCTCAGTGAAAGAGGCTGAGCTTAAGAAGTTCACAGATAAAATTCATGCCATTAAGTCAGATAGTGATTATCAGGCGCTGGTCGATGGATTCGGTATTCGCCGTCAAAATGCGGAGTTTTGGAATTACTACGATGAGCTTACTCAAATCTATAAGCAGACGTCGCCGATTGAAGCGGGCTATTTGGATTTAACCCGTTACGATCTTTAAACTTCAGACGGGAAGGAGAAGCCTTTGTCTTCTTCCCAATGAATCGCAAAGACGGAGCAGTTGGGTACGGCCATGGGTTCTTTTAAATCCGGGCGCAGTGAATGAATAAATCTGCGCATCATCAAACCGTGTGTGCAGAGTCCTGCCGCAGTAAAATCATACTCGCGGCAACATTTTTCCAGAGCTTCTTTAAAGCGTTTCAGTGCCGCAAAAGCGGGTTCGCCATCTTTAAAAGCGAAGTGATAATTTTCCGGTTGAATGGATTGCCATTTCTGCCACGCTTCTTCGCCATAAGCCGCTAAAATCTGATCGTACGTCAGACCTTCGATCTCGCCTAATTTCACTTCACGAAAAGAATTAAAATAAAATGCCGGAGCCTGCTGATAAAGATTGGCAATCGCTGCGGTTTCTTTTGCCCGCGAAAGATCGCTTGAGAAAATCAACTCAACAGGAT containing:
- a CDS encoding histidine phosphatase family protein: MSKVIHLFRHGQTDWNIGRRLQGHTDIPLNSEGRKQAETLQEYFAKNPVELIFSSDLSRAKETAAIANLYQQAPAFYFNSFREVKLGEIEGLTYDQILAAYGEEAWQKWQSIQPENYHFAFKDGEPAFAALKRFKEALEKCCREYDFTAAGLCTHGLMMRRFIHSLRPDLKEPMAVPNCSVFAIHWEEDKGFSFPSEV